In one window of Acetomicrobium thermoterrenum DSM 13490 DNA:
- the cysK gene encoding cysteine synthase A — protein sequence MLLNEVAIGQLIGRTPSIKLSSKKGYILTKLEGNNIGGSIKDRAVWGMLKYFEQAGKLKQGTTIVEPTSGNTGIALAMFGATMNINVILVMPESMSMERRQILAAYGAKLELTQASEGMGGAIKRAEQIVKEIPGAVMLDQFSNPGNPWAHMVTTAPEILLDAKGSDIAAFVAGVGTGGTLTGVGRCLKKAFPNMKLIAVEPAGSPVLSGGAPGSHTIQGIGAGFIPKNLDLSLVDRIIKVSDEDAIDMTRYLAQKEGLFLGISSGANLWAANEVMKELKDNSIVVTVAPDRGDKYLSTPAYRA from the coding sequence ATGTTGTTGAATGAAGTAGCGATTGGGCAGTTAATAGGGAGGACGCCATCGATCAAATTGTCCTCTAAGAAAGGATATATATTGACGAAACTGGAAGGCAATAACATAGGTGGCTCGATAAAGGATAGAGCCGTATGGGGCATGCTCAAATATTTCGAACAGGCTGGCAAGTTGAAACAAGGCACGACTATAGTGGAACCAACGTCTGGTAACACCGGCATTGCGCTGGCAATGTTCGGAGCGACAATGAACATAAACGTTATACTGGTCATGCCTGAGTCAATGTCCATGGAGAGGAGACAAATATTAGCTGCCTATGGAGCAAAACTGGAGTTGACGCAGGCTTCGGAGGGCATGGGAGGCGCTATAAAAAGGGCGGAACAAATTGTAAAAGAAATCCCAGGTGCCGTCATGCTGGATCAGTTTTCCAACCCCGGGAACCCTTGGGCCCATATGGTGACGACTGCTCCTGAAATATTGTTGGATGCTAAAGGGTCCGATATCGCTGCCTTCGTCGCAGGGGTTGGTACCGGTGGCACCTTGACGGGGGTTGGAAGATGTTTGAAGAAAGCCTTTCCCAATATGAAACTTATCGCTGTAGAACCGGCCGGTTCGCCGGTGTTAAGCGGCGGCGCGCCCGGATCGCATACTATCCAGGGCATTGGCGCAGGATTTATACCTAAAAATTTAGACCTTTCTTTGGTAGATCGAATAATTAAGGTGTCAGACGAAGATGCGATCGACATGACAAGGTATTTGGCTCAAAAAGAAGGCTTGTTTTTAGGCATATCAAGCGGTGCCAATTTATGGGCAGCTAACGAGGTAATGAAAGAACTGAAGGATAATTCGATCGTCGTTACGGTAGCGCCTGACCGAGGGGATAAGTATCTGAGCACCCCGGCATACCGGGCTTAA
- a CDS encoding sodium-dependent transporter → MGNYRLHVLISHKEWISLQEREQLATRLGFILVSAGCAVGLGNVWRFPYITGRYGGAVFVLFYVLFLMVMGLPIMVCEYAMGRASRRNLAGAMLALEPPGTKWHIYGYLGVMGNMILMMFYTTVAGWGLAYVYHTAAGHLSMLSPEEVEGFFASFVSNTPQLVLWMALTVILGFIVCLIGLQAGVERVSKVLMSGLFLLLIVLIIRSVTLPGAEKGLAFYLKPDFSKLSWEAVYAAMSQAFFSLSLGIGSMTIFGSYLSKKRALTGESVYVIFFGALSALMSGLVIFPACFAFGVDAGAGPGLIFVTLPNVFN, encoded by the coding sequence TTGGGAAACTATCGCTTGCATGTACTAATATCTCATAAGGAGTGGATTTCTTTGCAGGAAAGAGAACAGTTAGCCACGAGGTTGGGATTTATTTTGGTCTCTGCAGGATGTGCCGTTGGATTGGGAAATGTATGGCGATTTCCCTATATAACAGGGCGTTACGGCGGGGCAGTCTTCGTACTCTTTTATGTTCTCTTTCTTATGGTGATGGGGCTTCCCATTATGGTGTGCGAATACGCCATGGGGAGGGCAAGTCGAAGAAATTTGGCGGGCGCTATGCTCGCTCTTGAGCCTCCGGGCACCAAATGGCACATATACGGCTACCTGGGTGTAATGGGAAACATGATCCTGATGATGTTTTATACGACCGTAGCAGGATGGGGCCTGGCCTATGTTTACCATACTGCTGCCGGCCATCTTTCCATGTTATCACCCGAAGAAGTCGAGGGTTTTTTCGCCTCCTTTGTATCCAACACTCCTCAATTGGTCCTCTGGATGGCTTTGACCGTTATACTCGGCTTTATCGTTTGCTTAATAGGATTGCAGGCGGGAGTTGAGCGAGTCAGCAAAGTTTTGATGTCCGGATTATTTTTATTGCTAATCGTCCTTATCATACGTTCCGTTACTTTGCCCGGCGCTGAAAAGGGCTTGGCCTTTTACCTTAAACCTGATTTTTCCAAACTAAGTTGGGAAGCGGTTTATGCAGCCATGAGCCAGGCCTTCTTTTCTTTGAGCTTAGGCATAGGAAGTATGACGATCTTTGGAAGTTATCTGAGTAAAAAGAGAGCTTTGACGGGGGAATCTGTATATGTCATATTTTTTGGGGCGCTATCAGCCCTGATGTCTGGATTGGTCATATTCCCGGCCTGCTTTGCCTTCGGAGTGGATGCCGGAGCTGGCCCAGGATTGATCTTCGTGACCCTTCCAAACGTATTTAAC
- the brnQ gene encoding branched-chain amino acid transport system II carrier protein translates to MERINTRDVIVTGFALFAMFFGAGNLIFPPYLGSLFGTKWVAAMLGFGITGIGLPLLGVMVMSQYDGSFEKFADKGGKLFAILLGSLVVLCIGPLLAIPRTGATTFEVAVKPFFPNMNPYIPIIGFFALTYYFSMKQSSVIDIIGRVLTPGLLGLLIFIIIAGIVNPISTPLDPNVAKSSAFSSCFVEGYQTMDALAAVIFAGIIVQSIRAKGYGRTSSIKMTAISGLIAAAGLFVVYGGLMYLGATVSFMSSDIPRTTLLVTIVAEIAGDVGLAALGIAVSLACLTTAVGLTAATGEFFSNLSKNRVTYLQVVTLSTIFSALFAGIGVDGIIRFAVPILVVVYPIVIVLMFMNLLSPVFNDSCRYAYVTALAGTLLVSLYDGLSAMGVTISVWGDIVSMIPLVGNGFGWLMASTIGFGIGLIVDRIALAIKGSESCA, encoded by the coding sequence ATGGAGAGAATTAACACAAGAGATGTTATCGTTACCGGCTTTGCCCTGTTCGCCATGTTTTTTGGTGCGGGTAATTTGATATTCCCTCCCTATCTGGGGTCTTTGTTCGGCACCAAATGGGTTGCCGCTATGTTGGGGTTTGGTATTACTGGCATTGGATTGCCGCTTTTGGGAGTCATGGTCATGTCTCAATATGATGGATCCTTTGAAAAGTTTGCTGATAAGGGTGGCAAACTTTTTGCTATTCTCCTGGGATCTTTGGTCGTATTGTGCATTGGTCCGCTTCTTGCCATTCCTCGAACGGGCGCCACGACTTTTGAAGTTGCCGTTAAACCCTTTTTCCCAAACATGAACCCCTACATACCCATTATTGGCTTTTTTGCTCTGACATATTATTTTTCGATGAAGCAATCCTCGGTAATAGATATAATCGGAAGGGTCTTAACTCCGGGCTTGCTTGGCCTTTTGATTTTCATCATTATAGCAGGTATCGTTAATCCAATAAGCACGCCGCTGGATCCGAACGTGGCAAAAAGTTCGGCATTTTCTTCATGTTTTGTGGAAGGCTACCAAACGATGGATGCCCTTGCTGCAGTTATATTCGCCGGCATAATAGTCCAAAGCATCCGTGCAAAGGGGTACGGAAGAACTTCTTCTATTAAGATGACGGCAATCTCAGGGCTTATCGCTGCAGCTGGTTTGTTTGTCGTCTATGGCGGATTGATGTATTTAGGGGCTACTGTTTCCTTTATGTCCAGTGATATTCCAAGGACGACTTTGCTTGTTACCATTGTCGCCGAGATCGCAGGGGATGTCGGCTTAGCCGCTTTAGGCATAGCGGTATCTCTTGCCTGTTTGACTACCGCAGTTGGTTTGACTGCTGCAACCGGAGAATTTTTCAGCAATCTATCTAAAAATAGGGTTACCTACCTTCAGGTTGTCACTCTCTCTACCATATTCAGTGCGCTTTTTGCGGGGATCGGCGTCGACGGAATAATCAGATTTGCTGTGCCCATCTTGGTCGTTGTCTATCCCATCGTCATAGTCTTGATGTTCATGAACCTGCTTTCTCCCGTATTTAATGATTCCTGCAGGTACGCATATGTAACTGCACTTGCGGGAACCCTCTTGGTTAGCTTATATGACGGACTGTCCGCTATGGGGGTAACAATCTCCGTTTGGGGTGACATCGTTTCCATGATTCCCCTCGTGGGTAACGGATTTGGGTGGTTAATGGCTTCTACAATTGGATTCGGGATAGGGCTGATTGTCGACAGGATTGCTTTGGCTATAAAGGGTTCGGAAAGTTGCGCTTAA
- the cysE gene encoding serine O-acetyltransferase, protein MRKIWQTIKSDYQAVKDRDPAIPDGLRGALEIILCTPGFQAILAHRFIHFLHTKLRIPILPRFLGLIVRWWTGIEIHPGAEIGRGVFIDHGMGVVIGETAVVKDNVTLFHGVTLGGTGKEKGKRHPTVEEGAFIGAGAKILGNIVVGRNAKVGAGSVVLRDIPQDSTVVGVPATVVKYRGIRLRENLKPSEPSLQHSLLMRLAQLEESVRILQEEVVNLRNQLNEKNEREVA, encoded by the coding sequence GTGAGAAAAATATGGCAAACGATAAAGTCAGATTATCAGGCAGTAAAAGATAGAGATCCAGCCATACCCGACGGTTTAAGGGGTGCGCTTGAAATCATCTTGTGCACGCCCGGCTTTCAGGCCATTTTAGCCCATAGGTTTATACACTTTCTACATACGAAACTTCGCATTCCCATTTTGCCTAGGTTTCTGGGTTTAATAGTGCGCTGGTGGACTGGAATTGAAATACATCCTGGAGCAGAGATTGGCAGAGGGGTGTTCATAGACCACGGAATGGGCGTGGTCATTGGAGAAACTGCCGTTGTAAAGGACAATGTTACTTTGTTCCACGGCGTGACCCTGGGCGGAACCGGAAAAGAGAAGGGAAAGCGCCATCCGACAGTGGAAGAGGGGGCTTTTATAGGAGCCGGCGCTAAGATATTGGGGAATATTGTCGTCGGCAGGAATGCGAAGGTCGGTGCCGGGAGCGTGGTGTTGAGGGATATTCCACAAGACAGCACAGTCGTCGGAGTTCCTGCCACGGTTGTCAAATATAGGGGAATTAGGCTGAGGGAAAATTTGAAGCCCTCGGAGCCCTCTTTACAACATTCGCTTTTGATGCGCCTGGCTCAGCTTGAGGAGAGCGTGCGAATCTTACAGGAAGAAGTTGTAAATTTGAGGAATCAGCTTAACGAAAAAAACGAAAGGGAGGTCGCTTGA